TTTGATTGCTTTTTTGATCGCGGATCGTATAAGGTGTATTTGAAATGCATCTTATGGTTGATGCAACAACGTTACTCCACCCTGCACTGGCAGCGACGGCCAGGCTTACCACAAGGAACGACCTATGACCCAGACTCTCGACTCCGCACAGCTGATTAGCGCTCTCGACAACGTGATGGTGATCTCCACTACCGATCTGCAGGGCACCATTACCTACGTTAACGATCTGTTCTGTACCCTGACCGGCTACCAGCGCGAAGAGCTGCTCGGCCAGCCGCACAGCATCGTGCGCCATCCTTCGGTGCCAAAAGCCACCTATAAGGAGATGTGGGACACTATTAAAGCGGGCGAGATCTGGACCGGTATCATCCCCAACGTCGGTAAAGGCGGTGGCCTGTACGTGGTCGATACCACGGTGCAGCCGCTGTATGACCAGCAGGGCAATATCAACGCTTACATCAGCATCCGCCGGGTGATCAACGATCTGATGACCGACTTTGACGCGGTGGAGTTCTCCAAAGAGCAGTTCGACGAATTTTACGACAACTAAGCCATGAACAAACCCATCGAACGTGTGCTGATCGCTTACGGTTCTGAATCCGGCAACGCCCGGGCGCTGGCCGAATACCTGGGCGGTGCGACATTCCTGCAGCCCTTCGCGCCGCAGGTGACGGAACTGAACCAGCTGCTGCAGGCGGAGCCGAATGAGGGCGACCTGCTGCTGCTGCTGACCAGCTCGTTCGGTGACGGCGAACCGCCCGCCAACGCCGACCGGCTGCTGGAGCAGCTGCCGCACTACGCCGCGCCTGGCAGCCTGCGCTACGCCATTTTCGGCCTCGGCGATACCGCCTATCCGCAGTTCTGCGGCTTCAGCAAGGCGCTCGACGCCGCGCTGGCCGCGCAGGGCGGGCAGGCGCTGATTAACCGGGTAGATGCCGACGCTGGCTATCAGGACTTCTTCCGCCAGTGGCTGGCGGTGGTGGAAAAGGTGCTGCAGGGCGATGCTGAGGCCGGGCAGGCGCTGCGGCTGCAGGTGACGCCTTACGGCGAGCAGAACGCCTTTACCGCCCGGGTGCTGGAACGATCGCACCTCAGCGGCAGTGCGCCACACGCTTGGCATATCCGGCTGGATATCCGCGGCAGCGGCATCCGCTATCGTGCCGGTGATACGCTCTGGGTTTTACCAGAGAACGACCCAACGCTGCTGGCCGGGCTGGCGGCAGGACTGGGCGATGAACAGGCGATTACCCAGCTGCGCGATAAAGAGTTGCGCCAGCTGAGTAAGGGCGTGCTGCGCGAACTGGCGAAGCTGGGCGGCAGCGAGGCGCTGAAGGTGCTGCTGAAAAGCAGCCAGCGTAAGGCGCTGGAAGCGTACCTGTGGGGCGCAGACCTGCTGGACGTGCTGCAGGACCACTGCCCGCCCGGCTCCGTCAGCCTGGCGCAGCTGCTGGAGATCCTGTCGCCGTGCCTGCCGCGCGCCTACTCGATCGCCTCGGCCGGCGATGAGCAGACGCTGGATCTCTGCGTACGCGAAGTCAGCTATGCGCGCGACGGCCGCCCGCGCCAGGGGATGGCGACCGGCTGGCTGCTGGCGCAGGACGCGGTGAAGATCTTTGTGCGCAGCAACCCCGCCTGCTGGCTGCCGGAGGACGCTGACGCCCCGCTGCTGCTGGTCGGTACCGGCACCGGCATCGCGCCGCTGATCGGCCTGACTCGTGAAATGACGGCCAGCGGGCAGCAGCGTGAAACCTGCCTGATTTTTGGCGATAAACAGCGCGAGGTGGATTTCCTTTATCGTCAGGAGCTGGAAGCGCATCTGGCCGACGGGGTACTGAGCAGCCTGCTGACCGCCTTCTCCCGCGACGGCGACAGCAAATACTACGTGCAGCACGCAATAGCCGATCACGCTGACCAGATTGCCGGGCTGCTGCAGCGCGGCGCGCATCTCTACCTTTGTGGCAACCGGCACCATCTCGAAAGCGCGGTACGGGCGGCGCTGGATGCGGTGGCGCGTGAGGCAGGGTGGCCAGAGGGTGAGTTATGGCCGCAGTTGCTGGGGCAGGGAAGGCTGCATCTTGAACTGTACTGACACTGAGGCACTGCTCCACCATGCAGCACTATCTGGAGTCTTCAGGAGTCATTACTGATATGCAGGCCAGACAGGGCAGCCGGCTTGAGGCAATCCCCGACAAAATAATTGCTGAGGTGCTGGCCCGCCCGGGCGCGATCTTCAATTGATACATTTACGCTATCAATCATGCGGTTAAACGGTATTGGTTAAGCTTTGCAGGAAATCGGTATAAGAGTAGCGTCACATTACTTTCTTACTACCGACATATGGAGCTGCTAAGCCGATGACCTCTCTTGATAATTCCCCGTTCTACGCCGCCGATATTATCCGCTCACGCCTCAACGGCCTGAATCCGCGCGTGGCCTTTATCCTCGGTTCCGGCCTGGGGGAACTGGCGGAGCAGATCGAAAATCCGGTGGTGTTCTCATATGCCGAACTGCCGGGCTTCCCGGTCAGCACCGTACACGGCCACGCCGGTGAGCTGGTGGCCGGAACCCTGTCCGGCGTGCCGGTACTGTGCATGAAGGGGCGCGGCCACTTCTATGAAGGGCGCGGCATGGCGGTGATGACCAGCGCTATTCGTACTTTTAAACTGCTCGGTTGCGAAATCCTCTTCTCCACCAACGCCGCCGGTTCTCTGCGCCCGGAGGTCGGCCCCGGCAGCCTGGTGGCGCTGAACGATCATATCAATACCATGCCCGGCACGCCGACCGTCGGCCCGAACGACGACCGCTTTGGCGACCGCTTCTTCTCACTGGCTAACGCTTACGATGCTGACTACCGCGGCGTGCTGCAGCAGGTGGCCAGCGAGCAGGGCTTCCCGCTGACCGAAGGGGTGTTTGTCTCCTATCCCGGCCCGAACTTCGAAACCGCCGCCGAAATCCGTATGATGCAGATCATCGGCGGTGACGTGGTCGGCATGTCGGTGGTGCCGGAAGTTATCAGCGCCCGCCACTGCGGCCTGAAAGTGGTGGCGGTAGCGGCGATCACCAACCTCGCCGAAGGCCTCGGTGACGTTGAGCTCTCCCATGCGCAAACGCTTGCGGCCGCGCAGCTCTCTAAGCAGAACTTTATCAATCTGATCTGCGGCTTCCTCGGCAAACTATCCTGAGCAGACACTAAACGGCGGGCAGCGTGATGGCGATACAACTACGCTTGAAGATTATGATGTTCCTGCAGTACTTCATCTGGGGGGCCTGGCTGGTCACGCTGGGTGCTTATCTGATTAACACCCTCGGCTTTCGCGGGGCCGACGTGGGCCTGGTCTACAGCGCCAAGGGTATCGCGGCGCTGCTGATGCCGCCGCTGATTGGCATCGTCGCCGATAAGTGGCTGCCAGCCAACCGGGTCTACGCGCTGTGCCACCTGACCTGCGCCGGCATGCTGGTGTGGGCGGCCGGGGCCAGCCAGCCGCAGCTGATGTTCTGGGCGATGCTGGGCAATGCGATGGCGTTTATGCCGACGCTGGCGCTCTCCAACACCATCGCCTACGCCGGGCTGGAGAAGGCCGGGCTGGATACCGTCAGCCACTTTCCCGCCATCCGCGTGCTGGGCACGGTCGGCTTTATCGCGGCGATGTGGGCGGTCAGCCTGCTGCAGCTGGAGCTGAGCAACGTGCAGCTCTTTATCGCCGCCGGGGCATCGCTGCTGCTGGCGCTGTATGCGCTGACCCTGCCGACCACGCCGATCGTCAAAGGGCTGCCCTCGCGCAGCTGGGTCAACCGGCTGGGGCTGGATGCGCTGGTGCTGTTTAAAAACCCGCGCATGTCGGTGTTCTTCCTGTTTGCCATGCTGCTCGGCGCGGTGCTGCAAATCACCAACACCTTCGGCAGCCCGTTCCTGCACGACTTTGCCCGCCAGCCGCAGTTCGCCGACAGCCTGGTGACGCGCTATCCGTCGATGCTGCTGTCGGTGTCGCAGATTTCGGAAGTGGCGTTTATCCTCACCATTCCGTACTTCCTGCGGCGCTTCGGCATCAAAACGGTGATGCTGATGAGCATGATCGCCTGGGTGCTGCGCTTTGCGCTGTTTGCCTGGGGCGACCCGTCGGCGTTTGGTTTTGTGCTGCTGCTGCTGTCGATGGTGGTGTACGGCTGCGCGTTTGATTTCTTCACCATCTCCGGTTCGGTGTTTGTTGAGCAGGAGGTGGACTCGCGGATGCGGGCCAGCGCGCAGGGGCTGTTTATGACCATGGTCAACGGCGTCGGCGCCTGGCTGGGCGCGATCCTCAGCGGCTGGGTGGTGGACTACTTCTCCGTGGCCGGGGTAAAAGACTGGACCAGCATCTGGCTGGTATTTGCGGCCTACGCGCTGGTGCTGGCGGTGGTGTTCCAGTTCAGCTTCTCCTGGCGCCACTCGCGCACGGCCGCGTCCGCCGCCGTCACCCATTAGCGTTCCGTCTGGTACAAGCCGCTAATGCGGTGGTAAATTATGGGGTTTCCCGCTATGGAAACCCCATGAACCCGTCATCCCGCCCGCACCGCCCGGACCTCAAGCTGCTGCGCTACTTTCAGACGGTGGCGGAGGAGCTGCACTTTGGCCGCGCCGCCACCCGCCTGAATATGTCGCAGCCGCCGCTCAGCTTCCATATCAAAGAGCTTGAATCCCAGCTCGGCACCCAGCTGTTCGTGCGCCATTCGCGCAGCGTGGTGCTGACCCACGCCGGGGAGGTGCTGCTGAATAAAACCCGCGCGCTGCTTAACAGCGTCGAGTGCGCCTTTGCCGAGGTGGAGCAGATAGGCCGGGGCGAGAGCGGGCGCATCCGGCTGGGGATTGTCGGCACCGCCATCTGGGGCGGCCTGCGCCCGGCGATCCGCCGTTATATGCAGGACTACCCGGCAAGCGAAATTCTGTTTTACGAAAAATCACCGGGCGACCAGCTGGCGCTGCTGCAGCGCAACGAGATCGACGCCGGCATCTGGCGCATGGAGACCCACCCGCCGTGCGGGCTGCACAGCGAAAAGCTTAACGACGCCACCTTTATGGTGGCGCTGCCCGTGGAGCACCCGCTGACTCAGCAGCCGGCGATCGACATTCGTCAGCTGCGCGAGGAAGATTTTGTCACCATGACCGCCGTCCACTCCGACTGGACCTTTCTGCAGAAGGTGTGTGCCGAGGCCGGTTTCACCCCTAAGGTGGTGCGCGAAGCGGTGGAGCCGCAGACGGTGCTGGCGCTGGTCAGTATCGGCCTTGGCCTGACTATAATGGCCGACAGCTACGCGCAGATGAGCTGGCCGGGCGTTACCTTCCGCCCGATGGTGCAGGCGATCCCGGCCGACCTCTATGCGGTCTATGCGCCGGAGCAGCTGACCGGAGTAACGAGGAGGCTGATTGAGGCGCTGAAGAAGTCGGCGGGGCTGGAAATCGCGTGACTGCTGCGTAGCCAGGTGGGTGAGTGGCCGCTGACGCGGCTCAGATTGCATAACTTTGTGCAGCCGGAGGCGATATTTATAAACCGCGAGGCATCAGCAGAATAAGGTAAATCCGGGAGTTATTGAAAATTCCGGAGCCCTGATATATGGGAGCGAGTTTTCAATAACGAACGTATTTTATGTGGTACGGGGGGGGTTGTGTTTTTTGTTTGGTTAAATGAAGTTCAATACCTAATCATCTTATGATGTCCATTTTGTATTGAAAATAAAGTGGGGTGGATCATGCTTCAATGGTGATTTTTAGCTGAAGTATGTCTGTATGTTATTCACCTGCGGCAAGAAATAGTTAAGCAAGTCATAAAGCATCGCCGCCGCCAGGGGACCAGGCACCCTGCTACAAAGGCGGAAAATCACCCCGTACATCAACCAACGCTTGCGCTTACCGGTGACCAATTGCAGACTGACGGTGGCTGGACAGTTGTGCCCCGTAGGCAACGGTTAAGCCCCCCTGGTTGCCGGGGTTAGCCAAAGGGTTTCACCCGCGGTTTCAGGTGGTAGTGTGGTATCAGGGATTCCGGAACGATCTGGAGACTGCAACGCTGTGCGAGGGCTTATGCTTAAACGAATTAAATCTGCCGGTCTGTTCGCCAGGATAGATTTGCGCGGGGTGATTCTCCTGTCTTCCCTGCTCATCCTCGTCGTTACGTTGCTGATTAGTTTATTTGTCGCCTGGCAGGTTCAGCGTCAGGCGTTGCTGGAAAACGCTCAGGAGTCCAGCCGGGCTTATGCCCTGAAAGTCGCCTCCGGGGTGGATGATTTCATCTACGGAGCGCACCGCAGGCTGGGGTACAGCGCCGCGCTGATCGGCGATGCGCTGACGGACGATCGTCTGTTAACGGAGGAGTCCCACCGGCTGCTGGATCAGGATGCGTCGTTCGGTGCCGTCATCATCATTAATGCGGCAGGTAAAATACTCAAGGCGACCCCTGAGCGGTTAGGGCTGCTGGGGAGGGTGACGCACGCCGACGGCAGTGAAGAGGCCCTGCGCGAGCAGCGGCCGATGGTCAGCAACGTGTTTGAGGCGACCTCAGGCGGGCAGGTGGTGTTTATTACCATGCCAGTCAGGGACAAGGGCGGTCAGTATCGGGGTCTGATTGGTGGGGCGATCAACGTGCGCAAGCAGGGAACGCTGCATACCCTGGCCAGCGATCACTTTAACCGCGACGGCACCCGCACATACATTGTCGATCGGGTGGGCCGGATCATCCATCATCCGGACCCGGCGCGCGTCGGCACGCTGGTGGACAAGGCGTTAATGTATTATTGCGCGCGGAGCGAAAGCAGCGGCCCGCTGCTACTGCAGACCAGCGAGGGGGACAGCGTTATTGCCGGTTTTGCCAGAGTGCCTTTATCCGGCTGGCTGGTGGTTTCTGAGCGCACGCGGGCGTCCACGCTGGTGGCGCTGGAACCGCTGATCCGGAAGATGTTTTTGAGCATCCTTCCTTTTGCAATTGCCATTGTCGTCGCTATCTGGTGGCTGGCCCATCTGATCTCGCGGCCGCTGCGCCTGCTGGCCCGTGGGGTTGCCGGGCCTGACACACGTGAAAATATTGAGCGGATCCGCGGCGTGCTGACCTGGTACCGCGAAGCCTTCAGCATAAAGCAGGAGCTGCTGAAGGGCATGGGTACCATGCAGGACACCATCCGTCGCCTGAATACCCAGGCGCACACCGATCCGCTAACCGGGCTGGCCAACCGGCGGGCAAAACGAGAAGCGCTGAGAAAGATGGAGGCCGCAGGCCAGCCATTTGCGGTGGTGGTGCTGGATATCGACCATTTCAAAGCGATTAACGATACCTGGGGGCACGAGGCCGGCGATGCCACCCTGTGCCATCTGGCGCGGCTGCTTGAGGCGTGTTCCCGGGAGGGCGATATCGTCTGCCGCATCGGCGGAGAGGAGTTTATGCTGCTGCTGCCGGCGACCCCGCTGGTTGAGGCGGCAAAAGTGGGTGAGCGGGTGCGTAAGCGGGTGGCTGGCTCAGCCGTGAATGGCGTCGGCACTATTACCGTTTCGCTGGGTATTGCCGGCTGGCCGGTCAGCGGCAGAAAACCCGCCGACGTCGTCAAACAAGCCGATCGGCTGATGTATCGCGCCAAACAGGCCGGCCGCAACCGGCTTTACGTGGATACGCCTTAGCCGTTAGCTGAGTGGGGGCAGCGCACGACGCATCGTTTCCCTCTGGAGAACGGCGACCTTCGGTGGCCGCCTTCACTGCGTCATCGGAGAGGACCAGTGTTAATCTACTTGTGACTTTATGATTAGTCAGTCACTCGTTGTCTGTCAGTACCTTATTAGGCTAAGCTGGAAAAATGAGTAAACAAACAGAACTTCATCCCCCTCGGGGCCCGCTGGACCACAGCGTCCGCGATCGGGTGGTGGCAGCCGCCACCGAACATTTCAGCCATTACGGCTATGAAAAAACCACCGTCTCCGATCTGGCTAAAGCGATCGGTTTCTCCAAAGCCTATATCTATAAGTTCTTCGACTCCAAGCAGGCGATCGGTGAGGTGATCTGCAGCAACCGGCTGGCGATGATTATGGCGATTGTCGATGCGGCGATCGCCGACGCGCCCAGCGCGACAGAAAAATTACGCCGCCTGTTCAGTGCCCTGACCGAAGCCGGCAGCGATCTGTTTTTCCACGATCGCAGGCTTTATGACATTGCGGCGGTTGCCTCACGTGATAAATGGCCGTCGGCAGAGGCGTATCAGGCACGGCTGCGTCAGCTGGTTGAGCAGATCGTTGTTGCCGGCCGCCAGGCGGGTGAGTTTGAACGAAAAACGCCGCTGGATGAGACGGCCGATGCGATCTGTCTGGTAATGCAGCCCTATATCTGCCCGGTGCAGCTGCAATATAATCTTGAGACGGCGTCGTCGGCCGCGGTGCTGCTTTCATCGCTGATACTGCGCAGTTTAGCACCCTGAGTGGTGAACGATGACAATATTGGTCACTATAGTACCAGTGCGGTGACTATCCCTTAGTCAGATTAAGATCACCCATGCTCAGTCCTCCCCCTGCTAACTGATACTGTTGCTGTCGCGGCGGGTAAACAGCCAACGCCCCGCTCAGGATCCTCTGAGCGGGGCAAGAAACCTGCGGCCGCGGTTACAGCAACTGCCCGCCCGAAACGTCGAAGGTGGTCCCGTTAGCCCAGGCCATCTCATCGGACAGGATAGCGGCCACCGCGCCACCGACGTCGTCCGGCAGACCGACCCGGCCCAGCGCAATCCCCTGAGCGACCCAGGCGTTAA
This portion of the Erwinia sp. E602 genome encodes:
- a CDS encoding PAS domain S-box protein — its product is MTQTLDSAQLISALDNVMVISTTDLQGTITYVNDLFCTLTGYQREELLGQPHSIVRHPSVPKATYKEMWDTIKAGEIWTGIIPNVGKGGGLYVVDTTVQPLYDQQGNINAYISIRRVINDLMTDFDAVEFSKEQFDEFYDN
- a CDS encoding sulfite reductase flavoprotein subunit alpha encodes the protein MNKPIERVLIAYGSESGNARALAEYLGGATFLQPFAPQVTELNQLLQAEPNEGDLLLLLTSSFGDGEPPANADRLLEQLPHYAAPGSLRYAIFGLGDTAYPQFCGFSKALDAALAAQGGQALINRVDADAGYQDFFRQWLAVVEKVLQGDAEAGQALRLQVTPYGEQNAFTARVLERSHLSGSAPHAWHIRLDIRGSGIRYRAGDTLWVLPENDPTLLAGLAAGLGDEQAITQLRDKELRQLSKGVLRELAKLGGSEALKVLLKSSQRKALEAYLWGADLLDVLQDHCPPGSVSLAQLLEILSPCLPRAYSIASAGDEQTLDLCVREVSYARDGRPRQGMATGWLLAQDAVKIFVRSNPACWLPEDADAPLLLVGTGTGIAPLIGLTREMTASGQQRETCLIFGDKQREVDFLYRQELEAHLADGVLSSLLTAFSRDGDSKYYVQHAIADHADQIAGLLQRGAHLYLCGNRHHLESAVRAALDAVAREAGWPEGELWPQLLGQGRLHLELY
- the xapA gene encoding xanthosine phosphorylase is translated as MTSLDNSPFYAADIIRSRLNGLNPRVAFILGSGLGELAEQIENPVVFSYAELPGFPVSTVHGHAGELVAGTLSGVPVLCMKGRGHFYEGRGMAVMTSAIRTFKLLGCEILFSTNAAGSLRPEVGPGSLVALNDHINTMPGTPTVGPNDDRFGDRFFSLANAYDADYRGVLQQVASEQGFPLTEGVFVSYPGPNFETAAEIRMMQIIGGDVVGMSVVPEVISARHCGLKVVAVAAITNLAEGLGDVELSHAQTLAAAQLSKQNFINLICGFLGKLS
- a CDS encoding nucleoside permease translates to MAIQLRLKIMMFLQYFIWGAWLVTLGAYLINTLGFRGADVGLVYSAKGIAALLMPPLIGIVADKWLPANRVYALCHLTCAGMLVWAAGASQPQLMFWAMLGNAMAFMPTLALSNTIAYAGLEKAGLDTVSHFPAIRVLGTVGFIAAMWAVSLLQLELSNVQLFIAAGASLLLALYALTLPTTPIVKGLPSRSWVNRLGLDALVLFKNPRMSVFFLFAMLLGAVLQITNTFGSPFLHDFARQPQFADSLVTRYPSMLLSVSQISEVAFILTIPYFLRRFGIKTVMLMSMIAWVLRFALFAWGDPSAFGFVLLLLSMVVYGCAFDFFTISGSVFVEQEVDSRMRASAQGLFMTMVNGVGAWLGAILSGWVVDYFSVAGVKDWTSIWLVFAAYALVLAVVFQFSFSWRHSRTAASAAVTH
- a CDS encoding LysR family transcriptional regulator; the protein is MNPSSRPHRPDLKLLRYFQTVAEELHFGRAATRLNMSQPPLSFHIKELESQLGTQLFVRHSRSVVLTHAGEVLLNKTRALLNSVECAFAEVEQIGRGESGRIRLGIVGTAIWGGLRPAIRRYMQDYPASEILFYEKSPGDQLALLQRNEIDAGIWRMETHPPCGLHSEKLNDATFMVALPVEHPLTQQPAIDIRQLREEDFVTMTAVHSDWTFLQKVCAEAGFTPKVVREAVEPQTVLALVSIGLGLTIMADSYAQMSWPGVTFRPMVQAIPADLYAVYAPEQLTGVTRRLIEALKKSAGLEIA
- a CDS encoding sensor domain-containing diguanylate cyclase codes for the protein MLISLFVAWQVQRQALLENAQESSRAYALKVASGVDDFIYGAHRRLGYSAALIGDALTDDRLLTEESHRLLDQDASFGAVIIINAAGKILKATPERLGLLGRVTHADGSEEALREQRPMVSNVFEATSGGQVVFITMPVRDKGGQYRGLIGGAINVRKQGTLHTLASDHFNRDGTRTYIVDRVGRIIHHPDPARVGTLVDKALMYYCARSESSGPLLLQTSEGDSVIAGFARVPLSGWLVVSERTRASTLVALEPLIRKMFLSILPFAIAIVVAIWWLAHLISRPLRLLARGVAGPDTRENIERIRGVLTWYREAFSIKQELLKGMGTMQDTIRRLNTQAHTDPLTGLANRRAKREALRKMEAAGQPFAVVVLDIDHFKAINDTWGHEAGDATLCHLARLLEACSREGDIVCRIGGEEFMLLLPATPLVEAAKVGERVRKRVAGSAVNGVGTITVSLGIAGWPVSGRKPADVVKQADRLMYRAKQAGRNRLYVDTP
- a CDS encoding TetR/AcrR family transcriptional regulator, producing the protein MSKQTELHPPRGPLDHSVRDRVVAAATEHFSHYGYEKTTVSDLAKAIGFSKAYIYKFFDSKQAIGEVICSNRLAMIMAIVDAAIADAPSATEKLRRLFSALTEAGSDLFFHDRRLYDIAAVASRDKWPSAEAYQARLRQLVEQIVVAGRQAGEFERKTPLDETADAICLVMQPYICPVQLQYNLETASSAAVLLSSLILRSLAP